The following coding sequences are from one Mycolicibacterium aichiense window:
- a CDS encoding MaoC/PaaZ C-terminal domain-containing protein: MLRAAAGSLPFIPRSDHLPNRTLTVDELAIDPSNVAAYAAVTGLRFGDTVPLTYPFVLTFPTVMSLITGFDFPFAAMGAVHVENEITRYRPIAVTDTVKLAVHAENLREHRKGLLVDVIADIHVGNEHAWHQVTTFLHQQRTSLSGGPKPEPPKRPKLPPPNAILRISPAQIRRYASIGGDHNPIHTTSVGAKLFGFPTVIAHGMFSAAAVLANIEAQIPDAVRYSVKFGKPVILPATAGLYVDRVTDGWDISMRNLSKGYPHLTGTVRGL, encoded by the coding sequence ATGCTGCGCGCCGCGGCGGGTTCGCTGCCGTTCATCCCCCGCAGCGACCACCTGCCCAACCGCACCCTGACGGTCGATGAACTGGCCATCGATCCGTCCAACGTCGCCGCCTACGCGGCGGTCACCGGCCTGCGCTTCGGCGACACCGTGCCGCTGACCTATCCGTTCGTGCTGACGTTTCCCACCGTGATGTCGCTCATCACCGGTTTCGACTTCCCGTTCGCCGCCATGGGTGCGGTCCACGTGGAGAACGAGATCACCCGGTACCGCCCGATCGCGGTCACCGACACCGTCAAGCTCGCGGTGCACGCCGAGAACCTCCGGGAGCATCGCAAGGGCCTGCTGGTCGACGTCATCGCCGACATCCACGTGGGCAACGAGCACGCCTGGCATCAGGTCACGACATTCCTGCACCAGCAGCGCACCAGCCTGTCCGGTGGACCCAAGCCCGAGCCGCCCAAGCGGCCGAAGCTGCCCCCGCCCAATGCGATCCTGCGGATCAGCCCCGCCCAGATCCGGCGTTACGCCTCGATCGGCGGGGACCACAATCCGATCCACACCACGTCAGTGGGTGCCAAACTGTTCGGCTTCCCCACCGTAATCGCACACGGGATGTTCAGTGCCGCAGCAGTTTTGGCCAACATCGAGGCACAGATTCCGGACGCGGTCCGCTACTCGGTGAAGTTCGGCAAGCCGGTGATCCTGCCGGCGACCGCCGGGCTCTACGTCGACCGGGTCACCGATGGGTGGGACATCTCGATGCGCAACCTGAGCAAGGGATACCCGCACCTCACCGGAACGGTTCGCGGGCTCTAG
- a CDS encoding DUF2613 domain-containing protein, whose amino-acid sequence MTRFVVPAAASIVVGLLLGAAAIFGVTLMIQQDTKPPLSPGDPASSVLNRVEYGNRG is encoded by the coding sequence ATGACCCGGTTCGTGGTTCCTGCCGCCGCCAGCATCGTGGTCGGTCTGCTGCTCGGAGCCGCCGCGATCTTCGGCGTGACGTTGATGATCCAGCAGGACACCAAGCCGCCGCTGTCGCCCGGCGACCCGGCGTCGTCGGTGCTGAACCGCGTCGAGTACGGCAACCGCGGCTAG
- a CDS encoding TetR/AcrR family transcriptional regulator — protein sequence MAGGTKRLPRAVREQQMLDAAVQMFSVNGYHETSMDVIAGEAQISKPMLYLYYGSKEELFGACLARELSRFIEAVREDIDLKQSPHDLLRSVILSVLRYIDANRASWIVLYTQATSSQAFSHTVREGREKIIDMVARLLEAGTRHPEPGTDFHMMAVALVGAGEAVAARVSAGDADVDEAADMLINLFWRGLKGAPSDKEASAASS from the coding sequence ATGGCTGGTGGCACCAAGCGGTTGCCCCGTGCCGTGCGGGAGCAGCAGATGCTCGACGCCGCTGTACAGATGTTCTCGGTCAACGGCTATCACGAGACCTCGATGGACGTCATCGCCGGTGAGGCGCAGATCTCCAAGCCGATGCTGTATCTGTACTACGGCTCCAAAGAAGAGCTGTTCGGGGCGTGCCTGGCCCGCGAACTGAGCCGCTTCATCGAAGCGGTGCGTGAGGACATCGACCTCAAGCAGAGCCCACATGACCTGTTGCGCAGCGTGATTCTGTCGGTGCTGCGCTACATCGACGCCAACCGGGCGTCCTGGATCGTGCTCTACACCCAGGCGACCAGCTCTCAGGCGTTCTCGCACACCGTCCGCGAGGGCCGCGAGAAGATCATCGACATGGTGGCCCGGCTGCTGGAGGCCGGCACTCGACACCCTGAGCCCGGCACCGACTTCCACATGATGGCTGTCGCCCTGGTGGGCGCCGGTGAAGCGGTCGCGGCCCGCGTCAGCGCAGGCGACGCCGACGTCGACGAGGCCGCCGACATGCTGATCAACCTGTTCTGGCGCGGCCTCAAGGGTGCCCCGTCGGACAAGGAAGCCTCAGCGGCCAGCTCCTGA
- a CDS encoding 3-oxoacyl-ACP reductase, producing the protein MFVASDLFSQIVNSAPGSLLAKQLGIPQPETLRRYKAGEPPLAGSLLIGGDGRVVEPLRAALAEDYDVVADNLGGRWADSFGGLVFDATGITEPVGLRGLYEFFTPLLRNLGHSGRIVVIGTTPDEAGSANERIAQRALEGFTRSLGKEVRHGATVSLVYLSPAAKPAATGLESTLRFLLSGKSAYVDGQVFYVGAADSTPPADWDKPLDGKVAIVTGAARGIGATIAEVFARDGAKVVAIDVESARDALSETAVKVGGTALALDVTAEDAVDKITEHLREHYSEHNGGRADILVNNAGITRDKLLANMDDARWDAVVAVNLLAPQRLTEGLIENGSIGEGGRIIGLSSMAGIAGNRGQTNYAATKAGMIGLTEALAPSLADKGITINAVAPGFIETAMTAAIPLATREVGRRLNSLYQGGKPVDVAETIAYFASPASNAVTGNTIRVCGQAMLGA; encoded by the coding sequence ATGTTCGTGGCTTCCGACCTCTTCTCGCAGATCGTCAACTCAGCGCCGGGCTCCCTGCTGGCCAAGCAGCTCGGCATTCCGCAACCCGAGACGCTGCGCCGCTACAAAGCCGGCGAGCCGCCGCTGGCCGGCTCGCTGCTGATCGGCGGTGACGGCCGGGTGGTCGAGCCGCTGCGCGCCGCGCTGGCCGAGGACTACGACGTGGTCGCCGACAATCTGGGCGGCCGCTGGGCCGACTCGTTCGGCGGGCTCGTCTTCGACGCCACCGGCATCACCGAGCCGGTCGGGCTGCGCGGGCTCTACGAGTTCTTCACCCCGCTGCTGCGCAACCTCGGCCACTCGGGTCGCATTGTCGTGATCGGTACCACTCCCGACGAGGCGGGCAGCGCCAACGAGCGCATCGCCCAGCGCGCCCTCGAAGGATTCACCCGGTCCCTGGGCAAGGAGGTGCGCCACGGTGCCACCGTCTCGCTCGTCTACCTGTCACCCGCGGCCAAACCCGCCGCAACAGGACTGGAGTCGACGCTGCGGTTCCTGCTGTCGGGGAAGTCGGCCTACGTCGACGGGCAGGTCTTCTATGTGGGCGCGGCGGATTCCACCCCGCCCGCCGACTGGGACAAGCCGCTGGACGGCAAGGTCGCGATCGTCACCGGCGCGGCCCGCGGCATCGGCGCCACGATCGCCGAGGTGTTCGCCCGCGACGGCGCCAAGGTCGTCGCGATCGACGTCGAGAGTGCGCGTGATGCGTTGAGCGAGACCGCTGTGAAGGTGGGCGGCACCGCCCTGGCGCTGGATGTCACCGCCGAGGATGCGGTCGACAAGATCACCGAGCATCTGCGCGAGCACTACTCCGAGCACAACGGGGGCCGGGCCGACATCCTGGTCAACAACGCAGGCATCACCCGCGACAAGCTGCTGGCCAACATGGACGATGCCCGCTGGGATGCCGTCGTCGCGGTGAATCTTCTTGCGCCGCAACGCCTTACTGAAGGCTTGATCGAGAACGGCAGCATCGGTGAGGGCGGGCGGATCATCGGGCTGTCCTCGATGGCCGGGATCGCCGGAAACCGCGGCCAGACCAACTACGCGGCCACCAAGGCCGGCATGATCGGCCTCACCGAGGCGCTGGCGCCGTCGCTGGCCGACAAGGGCATCACGATCAACGCCGTCGCACCGGGATTCATCGAGACCGCGATGACCGCGGCGATCCCGCTGGCCACCCGCGAGGTCGGCCGCCGGCTGAACTCGCTGTATCAGGGCGGCAAGCCGGTCGACGTCGCCGAGACCATCGCCTACTTCGCCAGCCCCGCGTCGAATGCCGTGACCGGCAATACGATCCGAGTCTGCGGCCAGGCGATGCTGGGAGCCTAG
- a CDS encoding glycoside hydrolase family 3 N-terminal domain-containing protein produces MPNRLFSIRGVAALSALPLLLVGCSGTASRPAASSSGPVSTPSSASSVPLAGPVPAPASPAPPACGDGPGLLSAMSTRDKLAQVLMVGVKGAADARNVVDTYHVGGIFIGSWTDLSMLTDGSLPDYANAGPLPLAVSVDEEGGRVERLTSLIGDAPSARVLAQTQTADQVYQLALDRGKKMRGLGITIDFAPVVDVTDAPDDTVIGDRSFSDDPAKVTEYAGAYARGLRDAGLLPVLKHFPGHGHGSGDSHTAGAVTTPPLDALMTDDLVPYRTLTTEAPVAVMVGHLEVPGLTGTTPASLSAAAVGLLRSGGYGGPGFDGPVFSDDLSSMAAIADRYGVAEAVLRSLQAGTDVALWVTTDEVPAVLDRLEKAVNAGELSLPAIETSVLRMARLKGQSPRCGG; encoded by the coding sequence ATGCCTAACCGCCTGTTCTCGATTCGCGGAGTCGCGGCCCTGTCGGCACTACCCCTGCTGCTCGTCGGCTGCTCAGGGACCGCTTCGCGCCCGGCGGCGTCGTCTTCGGGCCCGGTCAGCACGCCGTCGTCGGCCAGCTCGGTGCCGTTGGCCGGACCGGTCCCGGCGCCCGCTTCCCCGGCGCCGCCGGCGTGCGGCGACGGCCCCGGGTTGCTCAGTGCGATGTCGACCCGCGACAAGCTCGCCCAGGTGCTGATGGTCGGGGTCAAGGGCGCCGCCGATGCGCGCAACGTGGTGGACACCTATCACGTCGGCGGCATCTTCATCGGCAGCTGGACCGACCTGTCGATGCTGACCGACGGGTCGCTGCCCGACTACGCCAACGCCGGCCCGCTCCCGCTGGCGGTCAGCGTCGACGAAGAGGGCGGCCGCGTCGAGCGGCTGACGTCGCTGATCGGCGACGCCCCGTCGGCGCGGGTGCTGGCGCAGACCCAAACCGCCGATCAGGTGTACCAGCTGGCACTGGACCGCGGGAAGAAGATGCGCGGCCTCGGCATCACCATCGACTTCGCGCCGGTCGTCGACGTCACCGACGCCCCGGACGACACCGTCATCGGCGACCGGTCGTTCTCCGACGACCCGGCGAAGGTGACCGAGTACGCCGGTGCCTACGCCCGCGGTCTGCGCGACGCCGGCCTGCTCCCGGTGTTGAAGCACTTCCCCGGCCACGGGCACGGCTCGGGCGACTCGCACACCGCCGGGGCGGTCACCACCCCGCCGCTGGACGCTCTGATGACAGACGACCTCGTTCCTTACCGCACGTTGACCACGGAAGCGCCCGTCGCTGTCATGGTCGGCCACCTCGAGGTGCCGGGGCTGACCGGGACGACGCCGGCCAGCCTGAGTGCCGCGGCGGTGGGGCTGCTGCGCAGCGGCGGCTACGGCGGCCCGGGCTTCGACGGCCCGGTCTTCAGCGACGACCTGTCCAGCATGGCGGCCATCGCCGACCGGTACGGGGTCGCCGAGGCGGTGCTGCGCAGCCTGCAGGCCGGCACCGACGTGGCGCTGTGGGTGACCACCGACGAGGTGCCCGCGGTGCTTGACCGGCTCGAGAAAGCGGTCAATGCGGGTGAACTGTCGCTGCCCGCCATCGAGACTTCGGTGTTGCGGATGGCGCGTCTGAAAGGGCAAAGTCCCCGCTGCGGCGGTTAG
- a CDS encoding alpha-(1->3)-arabinofuranosyltransferase: MTTPPLSRRWLSCVFLVALVLCFAQSPGLISPDTKLDLTANPLRFLARAANLWNSDLPFGQAQNQAYGYLFPHGAFFLLGDTLGVPGWVTQRLWWALLLTAGFWGLLRVAEALGIGSRSSRIIGALAFALSPRVLTTLGSISSETLPMMLAPWVLLPVILALRGGAGAAGPGTSGRSRSLRILAGRAGLALALMGAVNAVATLTGCLPAIIWWLCHRPNRVWLRFSAWWALASALAVTWWVVALLLLGRISPPFLDFIESSGVTTQWASLTEMLRGTDSWTPFVSPNATAAAELVTQPAMVLATTLVAAGGMAGLALRSMPARGRLIVMLLIGVVLLGLGYSGGLGSPVAQHVQAFLDAAGAPLRNVHKLEPVIRLPLVLGLAHLLSRIPLPGSAPRPVWLRAFAHPENDKRVAVGIVVMAALMVATSMAWTGRLTPPGAFRAIPDYWHQAADWLTKNNTGQPTPGRVLVVPGAPFATQVWGNSHDEPLQVLGESPWGVRDSIPLTPPQTIRALDSVQRLFAAGRPSAGLADTLARQGISYVVVRNDLDPDKSRSARPLLVHRAIDGSPGLQKVAQFGDPVGPGTLDGFISDSGLRPRYPAVEIYHVGAQGNPASPYLTDASRMARIDGGPEVLLRIDERRRLLGLPPLGPMLLTSDAQRAGLPVPVVTVTDTPVDRETDYGRVDDHSSAARAEGDHRNTFNRVPDYPVPGARPVHGAWTGGRLSASSSSSDATALPNVAPASGPAAAIDGDSATAWVSNSLQAAIGQWLQVDFDHPVTNATLTITPSATAVGAQVRRLQVSTENGTTTVRFDEPGKPLTVALPYGESPWVRITAIGTDDGSSGVQFGITDLSVTQFDASGFAHPVDIRHTVVVPGPPGGSAIAAWDLGSELLGRQGCADSPDGVHCAASMSQAPEEPVTLSRTLTVPKPIDVTPTVWVRARQGPHLADLIAQPGTVRSRADADLIDVDGSAYAATDGDPRTSWTAPQNVVQHRSAPTLTVTLPKPTEVTGLVLTPSSSALPTHPTMVAVDLGDGPQVRRLDGGPEAGPQTVPLRPRLTDTIGISLLDWNDVIDRTALGFDQLKPPGLAEVGVLGPDGKPVAAADAAANRKRTIEIPCGQGPIVAVSGRFVQTSVTTTVGALLDGEPVPARACDPAPIALPAGQQELLISPGSAFVVDGVQLSGPLASQITTAATTPADITRWGADRREFNVSRAPTARVLVVPESVNPGWVARLPDGVTLTPVIVNGWQQGWVVPAGEQGTVTVSFPSNRFYRVGLAVGLSLLPLLLLLTLVPPRRPTTAYEPARPRAVPLLAGAGVLAAGGLIAGVGGLAVFGTAMLLGYLLRGRALLRDRLTLAASACGLIAAGALLSRYPWRSVDGYIGHSPWVQLLALIAVGALAASAIRPRPPRTDSETTEDTSISR; the protein is encoded by the coding sequence ATCACGACCCCGCCGCTATCGCGGCGTTGGCTCTCCTGTGTCTTCCTCGTCGCGCTGGTGTTGTGCTTCGCCCAGTCGCCGGGACTGATCTCGCCGGACACCAAGCTCGACCTGACCGCCAACCCGCTGCGGTTCCTCGCCCGCGCGGCCAACCTGTGGAACAGCGACCTGCCGTTCGGGCAGGCGCAGAACCAGGCGTACGGCTACCTCTTCCCGCACGGGGCGTTCTTCCTGCTCGGCGACACCCTCGGGGTGCCCGGCTGGGTCACCCAGCGGCTGTGGTGGGCGTTGCTGCTGACCGCCGGATTCTGGGGTTTGTTGCGGGTGGCCGAGGCTCTCGGCATCGGGAGCCGGTCATCACGCATCATCGGTGCTCTGGCGTTCGCCCTGTCCCCGCGGGTGCTGACGACGCTGGGATCGATCTCATCGGAGACGCTGCCGATGATGCTGGCGCCGTGGGTGCTGCTGCCGGTGATCCTGGCGCTGCGCGGCGGTGCCGGAGCCGCCGGGCCTGGGACATCGGGCAGAAGCAGATCGCTGCGGATACTGGCGGGCCGGGCCGGTCTGGCGCTGGCGTTGATGGGCGCGGTCAACGCCGTCGCGACGCTCACCGGCTGCCTGCCCGCGATCATCTGGTGGCTGTGTCACCGGCCCAACCGGGTCTGGCTGCGGTTCAGCGCCTGGTGGGCGCTGGCCTCGGCGCTGGCGGTCACCTGGTGGGTGGTCGCGCTGCTGCTGCTGGGCCGGATCAGTCCGCCGTTCCTGGACTTCATCGAGTCATCCGGGGTCACCACGCAGTGGGCGTCGCTGACCGAGATGCTGCGCGGCACCGACAGCTGGACGCCGTTCGTCTCGCCGAACGCCACCGCCGCGGCCGAGCTGGTGACCCAACCCGCCATGGTGCTGGCCACCACTCTCGTCGCGGCGGGTGGCATGGCGGGGCTGGCGCTGCGATCGATGCCGGCCCGCGGCCGGCTGATCGTCATGCTGCTCATCGGTGTGGTGCTGCTGGGCCTCGGCTACTCCGGGGGACTCGGCTCGCCGGTGGCGCAGCACGTGCAAGCCTTCCTCGACGCGGCGGGCGCCCCGCTGCGCAACGTGCACAAGCTCGAGCCGGTGATCCGTCTTCCGCTGGTGCTGGGGCTGGCACACCTGCTCAGCCGAATCCCGCTGCCCGGCAGCGCGCCGCGGCCGGTCTGGCTGCGCGCGTTCGCACATCCCGAGAACGACAAACGGGTGGCGGTCGGCATCGTCGTGATGGCCGCGCTCATGGTTGCCACGTCGATGGCCTGGACCGGCCGGCTCACCCCGCCCGGTGCATTCCGCGCGATCCCGGACTACTGGCACCAGGCGGCGGACTGGCTGACCAAGAACAACACCGGTCAGCCGACACCGGGCCGGGTGCTGGTGGTTCCCGGTGCGCCGTTCGCCACCCAGGTCTGGGGCAACAGCCACGATGAGCCGCTGCAGGTGCTCGGCGAAAGCCCTTGGGGGGTCCGGGATTCCATCCCGCTGACTCCCCCGCAGACGATTCGCGCGCTGGATTCGGTGCAGCGGCTGTTCGCCGCGGGCCGGCCGTCGGCGGGGCTGGCCGACACGCTGGCCCGCCAGGGCATCTCCTACGTGGTGGTCCGCAACGACCTGGACCCCGACAAGTCGCGCTCGGCCCGCCCGCTGCTGGTGCACCGCGCCATCGACGGATCGCCGGGTCTGCAGAAGGTGGCACAGTTCGGTGACCCGGTCGGACCGGGCACCCTCGATGGCTTCATCAGCGACAGCGGCCTGCGGCCGCGCTATCCCGCCGTCGAGATCTATCATGTTGGCGCCCAGGGCAACCCGGCGTCACCATACCTGACCGATGCCAGCCGGATGGCCCGGATAGACGGCGGTCCCGAGGTGCTGTTGCGCATCGACGAACGCCGCAGGCTGCTCGGGCTGCCCCCGCTCGGCCCGATGCTGCTGACCTCGGACGCCCAGCGTGCCGGGCTTCCGGTGCCGGTGGTCACCGTGACAGACACCCCCGTCGACCGGGAAACCGACTACGGCCGGGTCGACGATCACTCGTCGGCCGCCCGGGCCGAGGGCGACCACCGCAACACCTTCAACCGGGTGCCCGACTACCCGGTTCCCGGTGCCCGGCCCGTCCACGGTGCCTGGACCGGAGGGCGGCTGTCCGCGTCGAGCTCGTCGTCGGACGCCACCGCGCTGCCCAACGTCGCGCCGGCCAGCGGACCGGCCGCGGCCATCGACGGTGACTCGGCCACCGCGTGGGTGTCCAACTCGTTGCAGGCCGCGATCGGCCAGTGGCTGCAGGTCGACTTCGACCATCCGGTCACCAATGCGACGCTGACGATCACCCCGAGCGCCACAGCCGTCGGGGCCCAGGTCCGCAGATTGCAGGTGTCCACCGAAAACGGAACCACCACAGTGCGTTTCGACGAACCGGGCAAACCGCTCACGGTGGCGCTGCCCTACGGCGAGTCGCCGTGGGTCCGGATCACCGCGATCGGCACCGACGACGGCTCGTCGGGCGTGCAGTTCGGCATCACCGATCTGTCGGTGACCCAGTTCGACGCCTCCGGATTCGCCCATCCCGTCGACATCAGGCACACCGTCGTCGTGCCCGGCCCGCCGGGTGGGTCTGCGATTGCCGCGTGGGATCTGGGCTCCGAACTGCTCGGCAGGCAAGGCTGTGCGGATTCCCCCGACGGCGTGCACTGCGCAGCGTCGATGTCGCAGGCTCCCGAGGAACCGGTCACTCTGAGTCGCACGCTGACCGTGCCCAAGCCGATCGACGTCACCCCGACGGTCTGGGTACGCGCCCGACAGGGACCGCACCTGGCGGACCTCATCGCCCAGCCGGGCACCGTCCGCTCACGCGCCGACGCCGACCTGATCGACGTCGACGGATCCGCCTATGCCGCAACCGATGGCGACCCGCGCACCTCGTGGACGGCACCGCAGAACGTCGTGCAGCATCGCAGTGCCCCCACCCTGACGGTGACCCTCCCGAAGCCGACCGAGGTCACCGGGCTGGTCCTGACCCCGAGTTCGTCGGCGCTGCCGACCCATCCCACAATGGTGGCCGTCGACCTCGGTGACGGCCCACAGGTGCGCCGGCTGGACGGCGGACCGGAAGCCGGCCCGCAAACCGTGCCGCTGCGTCCGCGGCTGACCGACACCATCGGGATCAGCTTGCTGGACTGGAATGACGTGATCGACCGCACCGCATTGGGTTTCGATCAGCTCAAGCCACCAGGACTGGCCGAGGTGGGGGTGTTGGGCCCCGACGGCAAGCCCGTCGCCGCGGCAGACGCGGCCGCCAATCGCAAACGCACCATCGAGATCCCCTGTGGCCAGGGACCGATCGTCGCCGTCTCCGGCCGGTTCGTACAGACCTCGGTGACCACCACCGTCGGCGCCCTGCTGGACGGTGAACCCGTCCCGGCCCGCGCGTGCGACCCGGCGCCGATCGCTCTGCCCGCAGGCCAGCAGGAGCTGCTGATCAGCCCCGGCTCGGCGTTCGTGGTGGACGGCGTCCAGCTATCCGGCCCACTGGCAAGCCAGATCACCACCGCGGCAACAACTCCCGCCGACATCACCAGGTGGGGTGCCGACCGCCGGGAGTTCAACGTCAGCCGGGCGCCCACCGCACGCGTACTGGTGGTGCCGGAGAGCGTGAACCCCGGCTGGGTGGCCCGACTGCCGGACGGGGTCACGCTCACACCGGTCATCGTCAACGGCTGGCAGCAAGGCTGGGTGGTGCCTGCCGGTGAACAGGGCACCGTCACGGTCAGCTTCCCGTCCAACCGGTTCTACCGGGTCGGTCTGGCTGTTGGCCTGTCCCTGCTGCCGCTGCTCCTGCTGCTGACGCTGGTGCCGCCGCGACGGCCGACGACGGCGTACGAGCCGGCCCGGCCCAGGGCCGTCCCCCTGCTGGCCGGCGCCGGGGTGCTGGCCGCCGGTGGCTTGATCGCGGGCGTGGGCGGGCTGGCGGTGTTCGGGACCGCGATGCTGCTCGGCTACCTGCTACGAGGCCGGGCCCTGCTACGCGACCGGCTGACGTTGGCAGCCAGTGCCTGCGGGCTGATCGCCGCGGGCGCGCTGCTTTCGCGCTACCCGTGGCGATCCGTCGACGGCTACATCGGCCACTCCCCCTGGGTCCAGCTGCTGGCGCTGATCGCAGTGGGTGCACTGGCCGCCTCCGCCATACGTCCTCGACCGCCCCGAACTGACAGCGAAACCACCGAGGACACAAGCATTTCCCGTTAG
- a CDS encoding acetyl-CoA C-acetyltransferase produces MGGYTPSQTEPKGEIDVASTTRNSRRVAVIGGNRIPFARSDGAYAQASNQDMFTAALGGLVDRFGLAGEQLGAVIGGAVLKHSRDFNLMRESVLGSQLSPYTPAIDLQQACGTGLQAAIAAADGIAAGRYETAAAGGVDTTSDAPIGLGDELRRTLLNLRRSKSNVDRLKLVGKLPASLGIEIPTNGEPRTGLSMGDHAAITAKQMGIKRVDQDELAAASHRNMAAAYDAGFFDDLVSPFLGLYRDNNLRADSSAEKLAKLKPVFGVRNGDATMTAGNSTPLTDGASVVLLASDEWATSHSLTPLAYFVDSETAAVDYVNGADGLLMAPTYAVPRLLARNGLTLQDFDFYEIHEAFASVVLAHLQAWESEEYCKERLGLDSALGRIDRSKLNVNGSSLAAGHPFAATGGRIVAQLAKQLAEKHKETGQPVRGLISICAAGGQGVTAILEA; encoded by the coding sequence ATGGGTGGGTATACCCCCTCTCAAACCGAACCCAAAGGGGAGATTGACGTGGCCTCTACCACTAGAAACAGCCGCCGGGTCGCCGTGATCGGCGGCAACCGCATTCCGTTCGCGCGCTCCGACGGCGCCTACGCGCAGGCATCCAACCAAGACATGTTCACCGCCGCCCTCGGTGGCCTGGTGGACCGTTTCGGCCTGGCCGGCGAGCAGCTTGGTGCGGTGATCGGCGGCGCGGTGCTCAAGCACAGCCGCGACTTCAACCTGATGCGTGAGAGCGTGCTCGGCAGCCAACTCTCGCCGTACACCCCGGCGATCGATCTGCAGCAGGCCTGTGGGACCGGTCTGCAGGCCGCCATCGCCGCCGCCGACGGTATCGCCGCCGGGCGCTACGAGACTGCGGCCGCGGGTGGGGTGGACACCACCTCCGACGCCCCGATCGGCCTCGGCGACGAACTCCGTCGCACCCTGCTCAATCTGCGCCGGTCCAAGTCGAACGTCGACCGGCTCAAGCTGGTCGGCAAGCTGCCCGCCTCCCTCGGCATCGAGATCCCGACCAACGGCGAGCCGCGGACCGGGCTGTCGATGGGCGACCACGCCGCGATCACCGCCAAGCAGATGGGGATCAAGCGTGTCGACCAGGACGAGCTGGCCGCCGCCAGCCACCGCAACATGGCCGCCGCGTACGACGCCGGCTTCTTCGACGATCTCGTCAGTCCCTTCCTGGGGCTGTACCGGGACAACAATCTGCGGGCCGACTCCAGCGCCGAGAAGCTGGCCAAGCTCAAGCCGGTGTTCGGTGTGCGCAACGGCGACGCGACGATGACGGCGGGCAACTCGACTCCGCTCACCGACGGCGCCTCGGTGGTACTGCTCGCCAGCGATGAGTGGGCAACATCACACTCGCTGACTCCGCTGGCCTACTTCGTCGATTCCGAGACCGCCGCGGTCGACTACGTCAACGGCGCCGACGGCCTGCTGATGGCACCCACGTACGCGGTGCCTCGCCTGCTCGCTCGTAACGGCCTGACCTTGCAGGACTTCGACTTCTACGAGATCCACGAGGCGTTCGCGTCCGTGGTGCTGGCCCACCTGCAGGCGTGGGAGTCCGAGGAGTACTGCAAGGAGCGCCTCGGCTTGGACAGTGCACTGGGCCGCATCGACCGCTCCAAGCTCAACGTCAACGGCTCCTCGCTCGCGGCCGGCCATCCGTTCGCCGCGACCGGCGGCCGGATCGTTGCGCAGCTGGCGAAACAACTGGCGGAAAAGCACAAGGAGACGGGTCAGCCGGTGCGCGGATTGATCTCCATTTGCGCTGCTGGCGGCCAGGGCGTGACCGCGATTCTCGAGGCGTAG
- a CDS encoding phosphotriesterase family protein — translation MTEPSQVDTVRGPVSTSDLGVVFMHEHVFILSQEIMANYPEGWGDGDAREADAVTKLNELKALGVDTIVDPTVIGLGRYIPRIQRVAAQTDLQIVVATGIYTYNDVPMYFHFSGPGTLLEGPEIMTELFVRDITEGIADTGVKAGILKCATDEPGVTPGVERVLRAVAQAHKQTGVPITTHTHAMSRRGLEQQRIFAEEGVDLSRVIIGHSGDTTDLGYLEELIAAGSYLGMDRFGLDGFLPFDDRVDTVVRMCERGHADKMVLSHDASCYIDWLPEEVIPVAMPNWHFRHIHNDVLPALRRRGVTDEQITTMLVDNPRAIFAKQGAYE, via the coding sequence ATGACAGAGCCGTCACAGGTCGACACCGTGCGAGGCCCGGTCTCGACCAGCGACCTGGGTGTGGTGTTCATGCACGAACACGTCTTCATCCTGTCGCAGGAAATCATGGCCAACTATCCCGAAGGCTGGGGTGACGGCGACGCCCGCGAAGCCGACGCCGTCACCAAGCTCAACGAGCTGAAGGCACTCGGGGTGGACACCATCGTCGATCCGACGGTCATCGGACTGGGCCGCTACATTCCGCGCATCCAGCGGGTGGCCGCACAGACCGACCTCCAGATCGTGGTGGCCACCGGGATCTACACCTACAACGACGTCCCGATGTACTTCCACTTCAGCGGCCCGGGAACACTGCTGGAGGGTCCGGAGATCATGACCGAACTGTTTGTCCGCGACATCACCGAGGGAATCGCCGACACCGGCGTCAAAGCGGGAATCCTCAAGTGCGCCACCGACGAACCAGGCGTAACCCCGGGGGTCGAGCGAGTGTTGCGTGCGGTCGCCCAGGCGCACAAGCAGACCGGGGTGCCGATCACCACCCACACGCACGCCATGAGCCGACGCGGTCTCGAGCAGCAACGCATCTTCGCCGAAGAGGGCGTCGACCTGAGCCGGGTGATCATCGGGCACAGCGGCGACACCACCGACCTGGGCTACCTCGAGGAGCTGATCGCCGCGGGCTCCTATCTCGGCATGGACCGGTTCGGCCTGGACGGCTTCCTGCCCTTCGACGACCGCGTCGACACCGTCGTGCGGATGTGCGAACGCGGGCACGCCGACAAGATGGTGCTGTCCCACGACGCGTCCTGCTACATCGACTGGCTGCCGGAGGAGGTCATTCCGGTGGCCATGCCCAACTGGCATTTCCGGCACATCCACAACGATGTGCTTCCCGCGCTACGCCGGCGCGGGGTGACCGACGAACAGATCACCACCATGCTGGTGGACAACCCCCGCGCCATTTTCGCCAAGCAAGGTGCCTATGAGTGA